The following coding sequences lie in one Streptomyces venezuelae genomic window:
- a CDS encoding winged helix-turn-helix domain-containing protein, with protein sequence MVVTQENVAVNGSRRLTPQYIADTLRDRIRAGELKAGERLPTQAELAEEFGVERGAVRQAMKKLQAEGLLSNVSKGSPPRVARSAQPPVGKEPQPSMVALAPRLTAAFAEPHVRIDVVSYTAETLMIALGEPVRLIHEGRLRPQSITARILLPSSDIELAFPVPMEGGDADRERLHQRWHAQRNAQGQVLRHNLRALRASHGIDVDVTFRALPFTTPVKLYLLNGREALLAYYTLGRTSVELEVPDGATEVMDIWDAGGIKAPVFSFEKSADTSRDTVFVDESQNWFDALWETITSDLTLS encoded by the coding sequence CTGGTCGTGACCCAGGAGAACGTGGCAGTGAACGGCAGCAGAAGACTCACCCCCCAGTACATCGCCGACACCCTCCGCGACCGCATCCGGGCGGGCGAACTGAAGGCGGGCGAACGCCTGCCGACCCAGGCCGAACTCGCCGAGGAGTTCGGCGTCGAACGAGGCGCCGTACGCCAGGCGATGAAGAAGCTCCAGGCCGAGGGCCTGCTGTCCAACGTGAGCAAGGGCAGCCCGCCGCGCGTCGCCCGGTCGGCGCAGCCCCCCGTGGGCAAGGAACCCCAGCCGTCCATGGTCGCCCTGGCCCCGCGGCTCACTGCGGCCTTCGCCGAGCCGCACGTGCGGATCGACGTGGTCTCGTACACCGCGGAGACCCTGATGATCGCGCTCGGCGAGCCGGTGCGGCTCATCCACGAGGGCCGGCTGCGCCCCCAGTCGATCACCGCGCGGATCCTGCTCCCGAGCAGCGACATCGAGCTCGCGTTCCCCGTGCCGATGGAGGGCGGCGACGCGGACCGGGAACGGCTCCACCAGCGCTGGCACGCGCAGCGCAACGCGCAGGGCCAGGTCCTCCGCCACAACCTGCGCGCCCTGCGCGCCTCCCACGGAATCGACGTCGACGTCACGTTCCGAGCGCTGCCGTTCACTACGCCGGTGAAGTTGTATCTGTTGAACGGGCGGGAGGCGTTGCTGGCGTATTACACGCTGGGGCGTACGTCCGTGGAGCTCGAGGTGCCCGACGGTGCGACCGAGGTGATGGACATCTGGGACGCGGGGGGCATCAAGGCCCCGGTCTTCTCCTTCGAGAAGTCCGCCGACACCTCCCGTGACACGGTCTTCGTCGACGAGTCGCAGAACTGGTTCGACGCCCTCTGGGAAACGATCACTTCTGACCTGACACTCTCTTAA
- the dtd gene encoding D-aminoacyl-tRNA deacylase: MRAVVQRVDGASVVVTGKDGPETVGEISGEGLCVLVGVTHDDTKEKAAQLARKLWSVRMLADEKSCSDIDAPLLVISQFTLYGDARKGRRPTWNAAAPGPVAEPLVDEVVSQLRALGATVATGRFGAQMRVGLTNDGPFTVLIEM, from the coding sequence ATGCGAGCAGTGGTGCAGAGGGTCGACGGAGCGAGCGTCGTCGTCACGGGTAAGGACGGCCCCGAGACGGTGGGCGAGATCAGCGGTGAGGGGCTGTGCGTCCTGGTGGGCGTCACCCACGACGACACCAAGGAGAAGGCAGCCCAACTGGCCCGCAAACTGTGGTCGGTGCGCATGCTGGCCGACGAGAAGTCGTGCAGCGACATCGACGCGCCGCTCCTGGTCATCAGCCAGTTCACGCTCTACGGCGACGCGCGGAAGGGCCGCCGCCCCACCTGGAACGCGGCGGCCCCCGGCCCGGTGGCCGAGCCCCTGGTCGACGAGGTCGTGTCGCAGCTGCGCGCCCTGGGGGCGACGGTCGCGACGGGCCGCTTCGGGGCGCAGATGCGGGTGGGCCTGACGAACGACGGCCCGTTCACGGTGCTGATCGAGATGTGA
- a CDS encoding Fur family transcriptional regulator: MASTDSDSDWKSDLRQRGYRLTPQRQLVLEAVDTLEHATPDDILCEVRKTASGVNISTVYRTLELLEELGLVSHAHLGHGAPTYHLADRHHHIHLVCRDCTDVIEADTEIAAEFTDKLRKTFGFDTDLKHFAIFGQCGKCRKATPDQK; the protein is encoded by the coding sequence GTGGCGAGCACCGACTCCGACTCCGACTGGAAGAGCGACCTGCGTCAGCGCGGCTACCGGCTGACACCGCAGCGACAGCTTGTCCTCGAAGCCGTCGACACCCTGGAACACGCGACCCCCGACGACATCCTCTGCGAAGTGCGCAAGACGGCGTCGGGGGTCAACATCTCCACGGTCTACCGCACCCTGGAGCTCCTGGAGGAGCTGGGCCTGGTCAGCCACGCCCACCTCGGGCACGGCGCGCCGACGTACCACCTCGCTGACCGGCACCATCACATCCACCTGGTCTGCCGGGACTGCACGGACGTCATCGAGGCCGACACCGAGATCGCCGCGGAGTTCACCGACAAGCTGCGGAAGACCTTCGGGTTCGACACCGACCTGAAGCACTTCGCGATCTTCGGGCAGTGCGGGAAGTGCCGGAAGGCGACCCCCGACCAGAAATAA
- a CDS encoding DUF1416 domain-containing protein, which translates to MCGAKAGGPDASTIKPGETTIQGQVTRDGEPVTGYVRLLDSTGEFTAEVPTSATGQFRFYAAEGTWTVRALIPGGTADRTVVAQTGGLAEVAIAV; encoded by the coding sequence ATGTGTGGAGCAAAGGCCGGCGGCCCCGACGCTTCGACGATCAAGCCCGGTGAGACGACGATCCAGGGCCAGGTGACCCGCGACGGCGAGCCCGTCACCGGTTACGTGCGTCTGCTCGACTCGACCGGCGAGTTCACCGCCGAGGTCCCGACCTCGGCCACCGGACAGTTCCGCTTCTACGCCGCCGAGGGCACGTGGACCGTCCGGGCGCTGATCCCCGGCGGCACCGCGGACCGTACGGTCGTCGCCCAGACGGGCGGTCTGGCGGAGGTCGCGATCGCGGTCTGA
- a CDS encoding ABC transporter substrate-binding protein, translating to MSTSSTGQTPGRISLRRTQSARPPVQRTGGRLLPEVPQHDLAALRLPELRELRRSAQQDEADLSYVRRLLQGRIDILRAEIARRGTPDTPGSPAPAPESTVVGRLAEILRDAPARHRSSARHVTLGTPLGEESRSLATEMLADVELSDLAARTDDELDAAMARLVRYEQQVSRRRQTLQHTADDCSAEIGRRYRVGEAQVDDLLL from the coding sequence ATGAGCACATCGAGTACGGGGCAGACACCGGGGCGCATCTCGCTGCGGCGCACGCAGAGCGCGCGGCCGCCGGTGCAGCGCACGGGGGGCCGGCTGCTGCCCGAGGTGCCCCAGCACGACCTGGCCGCGCTGCGCCTGCCGGAGCTCCGCGAACTGCGCAGGTCGGCGCAGCAGGACGAGGCCGACCTCAGCTATGTGCGGCGGCTGTTGCAGGGGCGCATCGACATCCTGCGCGCCGAGATCGCGCGCCGTGGGACGCCCGACACCCCGGGTTCCCCGGCACCGGCTCCCGAGTCGACGGTCGTGGGCCGCCTCGCGGAGATCCTCAGGGACGCCCCGGCCCGCCACCGCTCCTCGGCCCGGCACGTCACGCTCGGCACCCCCCTCGGCGAGGAGTCCCGCTCCCTCGCCACGGAGATGCTCGCCGACGTCGAACTCTCCGACCTGGCGGCCCGCACCGACGACGAACTGGACGCGGCCATGGCCCGCCTCGTGCGCTACGAACAACAGGTGTCCCGCCGCAGACAGACCCTGCAGCACACGGCGGACGACTGCTCGGCGGAGATCGGACGCCGGTACCGGGTGGGCGAGGCACAGGTCGACGACCTGCTGCTGTGA
- a CDS encoding FABP family protein, which produces MIEIPSDLNPDLVPLAWLLGNWAGAGVTDFPGAEKANFGQEVSFTHDGRDFIEYRSYSWILDSEGNKVKPLETESGFWRISAAEGDKGPRQVEVVMVRDDGVVEVWYGELADKKPQIDLATDAVARTAASGPYTGGKRLYGYVKGDLMWVGEKQTPEVPLRPYMSAQLKKVVTPEEVADMARNLGDLPDDGIAFFK; this is translated from the coding sequence ATGATCGAGATTCCGTCCGACCTGAACCCCGACCTCGTCCCCCTCGCCTGGCTCCTCGGCAACTGGGCGGGCGCGGGCGTCACCGACTTCCCCGGCGCCGAGAAGGCGAACTTCGGCCAGGAGGTCTCCTTCACGCATGACGGCCGGGACTTCATCGAGTACCGCTCGTACAGCTGGATCCTCGACTCCGAGGGCAACAAGGTGAAGCCCCTGGAGACCGAGTCCGGCTTCTGGCGCATCTCCGCCGCCGAAGGTGACAAGGGCCCGCGCCAGGTCGAGGTCGTCATGGTCCGCGACGACGGCGTCGTCGAGGTCTGGTACGGCGAGCTGGCCGACAAGAAGCCGCAGATCGACCTGGCCACCGACGCCGTCGCCCGCACCGCGGCCTCCGGCCCGTACACCGGCGGCAAGCGCCTCTACGGCTATGTGAAGGGCGACCTGATGTGGGTCGGCGAGAAGCAGACCCCCGAGGTCCCGCTGCGGCCCTACATGTCGGCCCAGCTGAAGAAGGTCGTCACCCCCGAAGAGGTCGCGGACATGGCCCGCAACCTCGGCGATCTCCCCGACGACGGCATCGCTTTCTTCAAGTAG
- a CDS encoding HAD family hydrolase, with the protein MTSDSTQSDATPTESATDETERLRDVVTAVRFVLFDFDGPICRLFAGRPAADVAADLVHWLKERGLRGLLTDEEMKEPDPYVVLRAVDRRHPRSDLVVELEQWLTRQELNAVATAMPTAYVDPLIRTWTAVGARLAVTTNNAPCAVGRYLARRGILSCFAPHIYGRTHDLSRLKPDPDCVERAVRAMGAEPRATLMIGDAPSDYVAAQQAGVGFLGYARNERKARLLREAGAEHLVDSLERLSRVVYATGHTKAP; encoded by the coding sequence ATGACATCTGATTCGACGCAGTCCGACGCGACGCCGACCGAATCGGCGACGGATGAGACCGAACGGTTGCGGGATGTGGTCACCGCCGTCCGTTTCGTGCTCTTCGACTTCGACGGACCCATCTGCCGCCTCTTCGCCGGACGCCCGGCGGCGGACGTGGCGGCGGACCTGGTCCACTGGCTGAAGGAGCGCGGACTGCGCGGGCTGCTCACCGACGAGGAGATGAAGGAGCCCGACCCCTACGTCGTGCTGCGCGCCGTCGACCGCAGGCACCCCCGCAGCGACCTCGTCGTCGAGCTGGAGCAGTGGCTCACGCGGCAGGAGCTGAACGCCGTGGCGACGGCCATGCCGACCGCGTACGTCGACCCGCTGATCCGCACCTGGACGGCGGTCGGCGCCCGGCTCGCGGTGACGACCAACAACGCGCCGTGCGCGGTGGGCAGGTACCTGGCGCGGCGCGGCATCCTGAGCTGCTTCGCCCCCCACATATACGGCCGAACCCATGATCTCAGCCGCCTCAAGCCCGATCCGGACTGCGTCGAGCGGGCGGTGCGCGCCATGGGGGCGGAGCCGCGGGCGACCCTGATGATCGGTGACGCCCCCTCCGACTACGTCGCGGCACAGCAGGCGGGCGTGGGGTTCCTCGGATACGCGCGCAACGAACGCAAGGCGCGGCTGCTGCGCGAGGCGGGCGCGGAACATCTGGTCGACTCCCTCGAACGCCTCTCCAGGGTTGTATACGCCACCGGGCACACGAAGGCGCCGTAA
- a CDS encoding putative leader peptide — MHRQADLTKRRAVDLCRVAAMLCRTF; from the coding sequence ATGCACCGACAGGCGGACCTCACGAAGCGGCGGGCAGTGGACCTGTGCCGCGTCGCCGCCATGCTCTGTCGCACCTTCTAG
- a CDS encoding aminoglycoside phosphotransferase family protein, whose protein sequence is MPSPPPRTPHEAPKTGLRESWIRRLAELHREHPKRQVVAGHHNINHVVPLGWSLALLLCTMPFRARVKCRMPRETVEVVPRIWPSEPELLAVVSRHLKEVPRCLRDFGDWSLHSYRAGQALSDVVPWGPIGEPLMRSFAEFFARAAAVPEDELPPRPDGWPGSGRSEEFLQWLIDFTEHRVHAPNRERFDALFSAVGVRPDALAAFRDNPARPRLTPRPFCLLHTDVHRANVVVDRRQLAVIDWELAMYGDPLHDLAIHMVRMEYEKDEQTRVRELWTEAMERAGHAAMTAGMTSDLPVYLDFEYAQSVFPDIMRAALALTGLPGPPDSADYAGAAARVCRAVRRAAEPLKLDSVPDEGVAEKALREWYEGPFGRETCSS, encoded by the coding sequence ATGCCGTCCCCTCCGCCTCGCACCCCCCACGAGGCGCCGAAGACCGGGCTCCGCGAGTCGTGGATCCGACGCCTCGCCGAACTGCACCGGGAGCACCCGAAGCGCCAGGTCGTGGCCGGTCACCACAACATCAACCACGTCGTGCCGCTCGGCTGGTCGCTCGCCCTGCTGCTGTGCACGATGCCGTTCCGTGCGCGGGTCAAGTGCCGGATGCCGCGCGAGACGGTGGAGGTGGTGCCCCGCATCTGGCCGAGCGAGCCCGAGCTGCTCGCGGTGGTCAGCCGCCACCTGAAGGAAGTCCCGCGCTGCCTGAGGGACTTCGGCGACTGGTCGCTGCACTCCTACCGGGCCGGGCAGGCGCTCTCCGACGTGGTGCCGTGGGGCCCCATCGGGGAGCCGCTGATGCGCTCCTTCGCGGAGTTCTTCGCCCGCGCCGCCGCGGTGCCCGAGGACGAGCTCCCGCCACGTCCGGACGGCTGGCCCGGCTCGGGCCGTTCCGAGGAGTTCCTCCAATGGCTCATCGACTTCACCGAGCACCGGGTGCACGCCCCGAACCGTGAACGCTTCGACGCGCTCTTCTCGGCCGTCGGAGTACGCCCCGACGCCCTCGCGGCCTTCCGCGACAACCCGGCCCGCCCCCGCCTCACCCCCAGACCTTTCTGCCTCCTCCACACCGACGTGCACCGCGCGAACGTCGTCGTCGACCGCAGACAACTGGCGGTGATCGACTGGGAGCTGGCCATGTACGGCGATCCCCTGCACGACCTCGCCATCCACATGGTCCGCATGGAGTACGAGAAGGACGAGCAGACCCGTGTCAGGGAACTGTGGACCGAGGCGATGGAACGGGCGGGCCACGCCGCCATGACGGCCGGCATGACCAGCGACCTCCCCGTCTACCTGGACTTCGAATACGCCCAGTCCGTCTTCCCCGACATCATGCGGGCCGCCCTCGCTCTGACCGGCCTGCCCGGCCCTCCGGACTCCGCCGACTACGCGGGCGCGGCAGCCCGCGTCTGCCGGGCGGTCCGCCGCGCGGCGGAACCCCTGAAGCTGGACTCGGTGCCGGACGAGGGCGTTGCCGAGAAGGCACTGCGGGAGTGGTACGAGGGGCCGTTCGGGCGGGAGACGTGCTCTTCCTGA
- a CDS encoding sulfurtransferase, whose amino-acid sequence MSRSDVLVDADWVEAHIEDPKVVIVEVDEDTSAYDKNHIKNAIRIDWTKDLQDPVRRDFIDQEGFEKLLSAKGIANDSTVVLYGGNNNWFASYAFWYFKLYGHQDVRLLDGGRKKWELDSRDLVDGSEVPNRPATQYKAKPQDTSIRAFRDDVVAAIGSQNLVDVRSPDEFSGKLLAPAHLPQEQSQRPGHVPSARNIPWSKNANDDGTFKSDEELKALYEDEQVDLAKDTIAYCRIGERSALTWFVLHELLGQTNVKNYDGSWTEYGSLVGVPIELGANK is encoded by the coding sequence ATGAGCCGCAGCGACGTCCTGGTAGACGCCGACTGGGTCGAGGCCCACATCGAGGACCCGAAGGTCGTCATCGTCGAGGTCGACGAGGACACCTCCGCGTACGACAAGAACCACATCAAGAACGCGATCCGCATCGACTGGACCAAGGACCTCCAGGACCCGGTCCGGCGTGACTTCATCGACCAGGAGGGCTTCGAGAAGCTCCTCTCGGCGAAGGGCATCGCCAACGACTCCACCGTCGTCCTCTACGGCGGCAACAACAACTGGTTCGCGTCGTACGCCTTCTGGTACTTCAAGCTCTACGGGCACCAGGACGTGAGGCTCCTCGACGGCGGCCGCAAGAAGTGGGAGCTGGACTCCCGCGACCTGGTCGACGGCTCCGAGGTCCCGAACCGCCCCGCCACCCAGTACAAGGCCAAGCCCCAGGACACCTCGATCCGCGCCTTCCGCGACGACGTCGTGGCGGCCATCGGCTCGCAGAACCTCGTCGACGTGCGCTCGCCCGACGAGTTCAGCGGCAAGCTGCTCGCCCCGGCCCACCTCCCGCAGGAGCAGTCGCAGCGCCCCGGCCACGTGCCGAGCGCCCGCAACATCCCGTGGTCGAAGAACGCCAACGACGACGGCACCTTCAAGTCCGACGAGGAGCTCAAGGCCCTCTACGAGGACGAGCAGGTCGACCTGGCGAAGGACACCATCGCCTACTGCCGCATCGGTGAGCGTTCGGCCCTGACCTGGTTCGTCCTGCACGAGCTGCTCGGCCAGACCAACGTCAAGAACTACGACGGCTCCTGGACCGAGTACGGCTCGCTCGTCGGCGTGCCGATCGAGCTCGGCGCCAACAAGTAA
- a CDS encoding DUF3099 domain-containing protein: MYARRRRLYFAMMGTCVGLFVLAWGVVRLWSIPVAVGMCVVAMVIPPLAAMTANRRGPDDRWWDDPSGDRKSDEWWDELDGKRRRQR; this comes from the coding sequence ATGTACGCGCGAAGGCGCCGTCTGTACTTCGCCATGATGGGGACCTGCGTCGGTCTGTTCGTCCTGGCCTGGGGTGTCGTGCGGCTCTGGTCGATTCCCGTGGCCGTCGGGATGTGCGTCGTGGCGATGGTGATCCCGCCGCTGGCCGCGATGACGGCGAACCGCCGAGGCCCGGACGACCGCTGGTGGGACGACCCCAGCGGGGACCGGAAGTCCGACGAGTGGTGGGACGAGCTGGACGGCAAACGCCGGCGACAGAGATAG
- a CDS encoding YgfZ/GcvT domain-containing protein, with translation MKSPLLSLPGAVPAEGVDEGVAAHYGELFREQRALADGTGFVDLSHRGVVTVTGSDRLSWLHLLLTQHLSELPAGQATEALILSANGHIEHHLSLVDDGETVWAHVEPGTQDALIAYLESMKFFYRVEVADRTADIAVVHLPAGSIAPVPDGVVVRETAHGRDLFLPRADLETYAEGNGPAAGLLAYEALRVETHRPRLGFETDHRTIPHELGWIGSAVHLQKGCYRGQETVARVQNLGKPPRRLVFLHLDGSEVHLPVAGTPLHLASEGVEGRKLGFITTAVRHHELGPIALGLVKRNVPVDAGLVAGDTAAAQEVVVEP, from the coding sequence ATGAAGAGCCCCTTGTTGTCCCTGCCCGGCGCCGTCCCCGCCGAGGGCGTGGACGAAGGCGTCGCCGCCCACTACGGCGAACTGTTCCGCGAGCAGCGCGCCCTCGCCGACGGCACCGGTTTCGTCGACCTCTCGCACCGCGGCGTGGTCACCGTCACCGGCTCCGACCGGCTGAGCTGGCTGCACCTGCTGCTCACCCAGCACCTCAGCGAGCTGCCCGCGGGCCAGGCCACCGAAGCGCTGATCCTCTCCGCCAACGGCCACATCGAGCACCACCTCTCCCTCGTCGACGACGGCGAGACCGTCTGGGCGCACGTCGAGCCCGGCACGCAGGACGCACTCATCGCGTACCTGGAGAGCATGAAGTTCTTCTACCGCGTCGAGGTCGCCGACCGCACCGCGGACATCGCCGTCGTGCACCTGCCCGCCGGTTCCATCGCGCCGGTCCCGGACGGCGTCGTCGTACGCGAGACGGCGCACGGCCGCGACCTGTTCCTGCCGCGCGCGGACCTGGAGACGTACGCGGAGGGGAACGGCCCCGCCGCGGGCCTTCTCGCGTACGAGGCGCTGCGCGTCGAGACCCACCGGCCGCGCCTCGGCTTCGAGACCGACCACCGCACCATCCCGCACGAGCTGGGCTGGATCGGCTCCGCGGTGCACCTGCAGAAGGGCTGCTACCGCGGCCAGGAGACGGTCGCCCGCGTCCAGAACCTGGGGAAGCCACCGCGCCGCCTGGTCTTCCTGCACCTGGACGGCAGCGAGGTGCACCTGCCGGTGGCGGGCACTCCGCTGCACCTGGCGAGCGAGGGCGTCGAGGGCCGCAAGCTCGGCTTCATCACCACGGCCGTACGCCACCACGAGCTCGGGCCGATCGCGCTCGGTCTCGTGAAGCGCAACGTGCCGGTGGACGCCGGGCTGGTGGCGGGGGACACGGCGGCGGCCCAGGAAGTGGTCGTGGAGCCGTAG
- a CDS encoding MoaD/ThiS family protein codes for MVNGTIRYWAAAKAAAGVAEEPYEAATLADALDAARERHPGELVRVLQRCSFLVDGAPVGTRRHETVRLAEGGTVEVLPPFAGG; via the coding sequence ATGGTGAACGGCACCATTCGTTACTGGGCCGCTGCCAAGGCGGCCGCGGGCGTCGCCGAGGAGCCGTACGAGGCGGCGACGCTCGCCGACGCGCTGGACGCCGCGCGCGAGCGGCATCCCGGTGAACTCGTCCGGGTCCTGCAGCGCTGCTCCTTCCTGGTCGACGGGGCCCCCGTCGGGACCCGGAGGCATGAGACCGTACGGCTGGCCGAGGGCGGCACGGTCGAGGTGCTCCCGCCGTTCGCAGGAGGATGA
- a CDS encoding TetR/AcrR family transcriptional regulator → MPPATESTSPVGPAGPTPGLRARKKQRRFEEISETAIALFLEKGFEKVSVAEVAAAAEVSKPTLFRYFASKEDLVLHRFADHEDEAARTVAARPAELTALDALHRHFLAGLDRHDPVTGLNDAEGVLAFHRLLYGTPSLVARLHGYQNRSERALATALRDAHGGTPLEARLAAAQIIAVHRVLAEDNWHRVASGEPVPHVHKTATTATNEAYTQLRKGLTRYA, encoded by the coding sequence ATGCCCCCAGCAACCGAGAGCACGAGCCCCGTGGGCCCCGCGGGCCCCACGCCCGGCCTCCGCGCCCGCAAGAAGCAGCGCCGCTTCGAGGAGATCTCCGAGACGGCGATCGCCCTCTTCCTGGAGAAGGGGTTCGAGAAGGTGTCGGTGGCGGAGGTCGCGGCGGCGGCGGAGGTCTCCAAGCCGACCCTGTTCCGCTACTTCGCGTCGAAGGAGGACCTGGTCCTCCACCGCTTCGCCGACCACGAGGACGAAGCGGCCCGCACGGTCGCCGCCCGCCCCGCGGAACTCACCGCGCTCGACGCGCTCCACCGCCACTTCCTGGCCGGTCTGGACCGCCACGACCCGGTGACGGGCCTCAACGACGCCGAAGGGGTCCTGGCCTTCCACCGCCTCCTCTACGGAACCCCGTCCCTGGTCGCCCGCCTCCACGGCTACCAGAACCGCTCCGAACGGGCCCTGGCCACGGCCCTCCGCGACGCCCACGGCGGCACACCCTTGGAAGCCCGCCTGGCCGCGGCCCAGATCATCGCCGTCCACCGAGTCCTGGCAGAGGACAACTGGCACCGCGTCGCATCGGGCGAGCCCGTCCCCCACGTCCACAAGACCGCGACCACCGCCACGAACGAGGCATACACCCAACTACGCAAGGGCCTCACCCGCTACGCGTGA
- a CDS encoding DUF2993 domain-containing protein yields the protein MSKRAIRILLIVVVILGGLFVAADRLAVNFAEGEAADKMRTSEGLSETPDVSIKGFPFLTQVMGGELDDVEVGIKNYDAKSGSDSIRIADLTAHMKGVEFSGDYSSATAATATGTAHVSYDELLKASRSEPVELPLGATGKVVGLSDGGNGKIKVEVEVSKGGAKLPKPVHVLSSVRVEGDNIRVHADRIPKSLNVLGVSIPLPEGTARNVTDFDQKVEDLPAGIKLEKVEAAPDGVDMTVSGSHVRLAG from the coding sequence ATGAGCAAGCGCGCCATACGCATACTTCTGATCGTCGTCGTGATCCTCGGCGGTCTCTTCGTGGCGGCCGACCGGCTCGCCGTGAACTTCGCCGAGGGCGAGGCGGCCGACAAGATGCGCACCAGCGAGGGGCTGAGCGAGACGCCCGACGTCTCCATCAAGGGCTTCCCCTTCCTCACCCAGGTGATGGGCGGTGAGCTGGACGACGTGGAGGTCGGCATCAAGAACTACGACGCCAAGTCCGGCTCCGACTCCATCCGCATCGCCGACCTCACCGCCCACATGAAGGGCGTCGAGTTCTCCGGCGACTACAGCTCGGCGACCGCGGCGACCGCCACCGGCACCGCCCACGTCTCGTACGACGAGCTCCTGAAGGCCAGCAGGTCCGAGCCCGTCGAGCTGCCGCTCGGCGCGACCGGCAAGGTCGTCGGCCTCTCCGACGGCGGCAACGGCAAGATCAAGGTCGAGGTCGAGGTCAGCAAGGGCGGCGCGAAGCTCCCCAAGCCCGTCCACGTGCTCAGCTCGGTCCGCGTCGAGGGCGACAACATCCGGGTCCACGCCGACCGGATCCCCAAGAGCCTGAACGTCCTCGGCGTCTCCATCCCGCTCCCCGAGGGCACGGCCCGCAACGTCACCGACTTCGACCAGAAGGTCGAGGACCTGCCCGCCGGCATCAAGCTGGAGAAGGTCGAGGCGGCACCCGACGGCGTCGACATGACGGTGTCCGGCTCCCACGTGCGCCTGGCGGGCTGA
- a CDS encoding winged helix-turn-helix domain-containing protein: MVVSTEHAAVNGRKRAQRSHREVADVLRDRIRSGSLRPGQRMPTQAELADEFGVERGAVREALRILHREHLLSNVSKGSPATVADAAERAAAGPGEARPQPTMVGLGPRIASAFDAPHVEIDALCLTSISLTMAIGEPLRRIHAGQRKPAKVDVRVLLPSRDIDLAFPAPVDGGDHQGDQVHRRWLDQRNAQGQVLRHNLLALRSSHGIDVSVQFRALPFTPPVKLYLINGTEALFAYYTLTKRDEEIGKESLEMYDAQGTQSMLFPFKEGDGLRDTTFVEQSHLWFNALWNTISRDLELAAG; this comes from the coding sequence TTGGTTGTGAGCACCGAACACGCCGCCGTCAATGGGCGCAAGCGAGCGCAGCGGAGCCACCGAGAGGTTGCCGACGTGCTGCGCGACCGGATCAGGAGCGGGTCGCTGCGGCCCGGCCAGCGCATGCCGACGCAGGCCGAGCTGGCCGACGAGTTCGGTGTGGAGCGCGGTGCGGTGCGGGAAGCGCTGCGCATCCTGCACCGTGAGCATCTGCTGTCCAATGTGTCCAAGGGCAGCCCCGCCACGGTCGCGGACGCCGCAGAGCGTGCTGCGGCCGGTCCCGGCGAGGCGCGGCCGCAGCCCACGATGGTCGGCCTCGGCCCGCGCATCGCGTCCGCCTTCGACGCGCCGCACGTGGAGATAGACGCGCTCTGCCTCACGTCCATCTCGCTCACCATGGCCATCGGCGAACCGCTGCGCCGGATCCACGCCGGACAGCGGAAACCGGCCAAGGTCGACGTCCGTGTGCTGCTGCCCAGCCGCGACATCGACCTCGCCTTCCCCGCGCCGGTCGACGGCGGGGACCACCAGGGCGACCAGGTCCACCGGCGCTGGCTCGACCAGCGCAACGCGCAGGGCCAGGTGCTGCGCCACAACCTCCTCGCGCTGCGGTCGTCGCACGGCATCGACGTATCGGTGCAGTTCCGCGCGCTGCCGTTCACGCCGCCCGTGAAGCTGTACCTGATCAACGGCACGGAGGCGCTCTTCGCCTACTACACGCTCACCAAGCGGGACGAGGAGATCGGCAAGGAGTCCCTGGAGATGTACGACGCCCAGGGCACGCAGTCGATGCTCTTCCCGTTCAAGGAGGGGGACGGGTTGCGGGACACCACGTTCGTGGAACAGTCCCATCTGTGGTTCAACGCCCTCTGGAACACGATCAGTCGGGATCTGGAGCTGGCGGCCGGCTGA